The genomic stretch TGGAAATATAGCACCTGAGGAAACTCTGTACATTGGAGACAGCTTTTGCAAAGACAACATCCCTGCAAAGAGTGTGGGCATGCATGCTATACTATTAGATAGATTCAAGACACCTGATGCTCAGGAATGGAAGAAATCCAGTGCAGTTGTGCTTCCCGATTTAGTTGCAGTACAGGTTGGAG from Mangifera indica cultivar Alphonso chromosome 6, CATAS_Mindica_2.1, whole genome shotgun sequence encodes the following:
- the LOC123218357 gene encoding rhythmically expressed gene 2 protein-like isoform X2; this encodes MQNTDIRMEPSWDFGVFSGLEGVEKPSPRIYEIALEKAGNIAPEETLYIGDSFCKDNIPAKSVGMHAILLDRFKTPDAQEWKKSSAVVLPDLVAVQVGVTSDKLNC
- the LOC123218357 gene encoding uncharacterized protein LOC123218357 isoform X1, which translates into the protein MQQKCPTLFGGKLVSEIPSSGEPSWDFGVFSGLEGVEKPSPRIYEIALEKAGNIAPEETLYIGDSFCKDNIPAKSVGMHAILLDRFKTPDAQEWKKSSAVVLPDLVAVQVGVTSDKLNC